One Gemmatimonadaceae bacterium DNA window includes the following coding sequences:
- a CDS encoding DUF72 domain-containing protein: protein MPASLHFGTQGWNYPAWVGPFYPEGTRPADFLRLFARAFRVVEIDSTFYAIPPVSTVRGWASRVPDGFVFTAKLPQEITHERRFVDALDVLQAFTDRMRELGPKLGPILIQCGPDFAPHEGGPFAEFLAQLPRDLRFAVEFRQSAWIRKRTLTLLQQHNVALALSDGRWIPREWLLKLCGMPTADFAYLRWMGPDRAITDYSHLQFDRSAELDAWAQMIPVLQGQVREIYGFVNNHFAGHAPASVRMLQQRLGLPTVDPASIGDQATLF from the coding sequence ATGCCCGCTTCACTCCACTTCGGCACACAAGGGTGGAATTACCCGGCCTGGGTCGGGCCCTTCTATCCGGAGGGCACTCGCCCGGCGGATTTTCTGCGCCTGTTCGCCCGCGCCTTTCGCGTGGTGGAGATCGACTCGACGTTCTACGCCATTCCGCCGGTGAGCACCGTGCGCGGCTGGGCCTCGCGCGTTCCCGACGGATTCGTCTTCACGGCCAAGCTGCCGCAGGAGATCACCCACGAGCGCCGCTTCGTGGACGCGCTCGACGTGTTGCAGGCCTTCACCGATCGCATGCGCGAGCTCGGCCCCAAGCTTGGCCCGATCCTCATTCAGTGCGGCCCCGACTTCGCGCCCCATGAGGGCGGGCCCTTCGCCGAGTTCCTGGCCCAGTTGCCGCGTGATCTCCGCTTTGCGGTGGAGTTCCGGCAGTCGGCGTGGATCCGGAAGCGCACGCTGACGCTGCTGCAGCAGCACAATGTCGCGTTGGCGCTGAGCGATGGGCGCTGGATTCCCCGCGAGTGGCTGCTCAAGCTGTGTGGGATGCCCACGGCTGACTTCGCCTATCTCCGCTGGATGGGCCCCGACCGCGCGATCACGGACTACTCCCACCTGCAGTTCGATCGGAGCGCCGAGCTCGATGCCTGGGCGCAGATGATCCCGGTGCTGCAGGGGCAGGTGCGGGAGATCTACGGGTTCGTAAACAACCACTTCGCCGGCCACGCGCCCGCGAGCGTCCGCATGCTGCAGCAGCGCCTCGGCCTACCGACGGTGGATCCGGCGTCGATTGGGGATCAGGCGACACTCTTCTGA
- a CDS encoding DMT family transporter, which produces MRGTLAVVVSACCFGSISPLTVVATGHGMALETIQTWRYVTTAVILVGTGLVVRQPPRAPGVAPWFTPRILLIAGGGQAAVATLALLALRWLPAATASFLFYTFPAWVAVITAVRGIEPLERRRLLALGIALTGIAAMVGAPAAASLSPVGVGVILAAALVYALYIPVLSTLQAQREALDVSRAIAVGGALLFATWAAATGTLFSPPDATALGASLLQGVLSAGSFLGFLAGLRVLGPVRTAITSTVEPFWTTMLGVVLLGQPVGLGTVLGGLAIMTAVILLQRR; this is translated from the coding sequence TTGCGTGGCACGTTGGCGGTGGTGGTCAGCGCCTGTTGCTTCGGTTCGATCTCGCCACTCACCGTGGTGGCGACGGGCCATGGCATGGCCCTCGAAACGATCCAGACGTGGCGCTACGTCACCACCGCGGTGATCCTCGTCGGGACCGGGCTCGTGGTCCGGCAGCCGCCGCGCGCACCGGGCGTCGCGCCGTGGTTCACGCCCCGTATCCTGCTGATCGCCGGCGGTGGGCAGGCGGCGGTGGCGACCCTCGCGCTGCTGGCGCTGCGGTGGCTCCCGGCAGCCACGGCCAGCTTTCTCTTCTACACCTTTCCGGCGTGGGTGGCGGTGATCACCGCCGTGCGCGGAATCGAACCCCTCGAACGCCGTCGGCTCCTCGCGCTGGGGATCGCCCTCACCGGGATCGCCGCGATGGTGGGCGCCCCGGCTGCCGCGTCGCTCTCGCCGGTTGGGGTCGGCGTCATTCTGGCGGCGGCGCTGGTGTATGCGCTGTACATCCCGGTGCTCTCCACGCTGCAGGCGCAGCGCGAAGCGCTCGATGTGTCGCGCGCCATCGCCGTGGGCGGCGCGCTCCTCTTTGCGACGTGGGCCGCGGCGACCGGCACGCTCTTTTCCCCTCCCGATGCCACGGCCCTGGGCGCGAGCCTGCTGCAGGGGGTGCTGTCGGCCGGGTCCTTCCTCGGTTTTCTGGCCGGCCTGCGGGTGCTGGGGCCGGTCCGCACCGCGATCACCAGCACGGTCGAGCCCTTCTGGACGACCATGCTGGGCGTGGTGCTGTTGGGGCAGCCGGTCGGCCTCGGTACCGTCCTGGGCGGCCTCGCCATCATGACCGCGGTCATCTTGCTGCAGCGTCGCTAA
- a CDS encoding ABC transporter ATP-binding protein — protein MIRCLDVERSYRMGDATVHAVRGISLDIHRGEFAAITGPSGCGKSTLLHLLGAVDTPSAGQVWVNGRNTALLNDADATAFRLRHIGFVFQRFYLMPTLSALENVELPMAEAGVAKTTRRARAAELLGYVGLGDRRTHRPTQLSGGEQQRVAIARALANEPALLLADEPTGELDAATGERLLELFGQLHRDGTTLVFVTHDGVVAQAAQRVIRLRDGRVHDDTGREAAAPA, from the coding sequence GTGATTCGTTGCCTCGACGTGGAGCGCAGTTACCGGATGGGCGACGCGACGGTGCATGCCGTTCGCGGTATTTCGCTCGATATCCACCGGGGGGAGTTCGCGGCCATCACCGGCCCCTCGGGCTGCGGCAAGAGCACGCTGCTGCACCTGCTCGGAGCGGTGGACACGCCGTCGGCGGGGCAGGTGTGGGTGAATGGCCGCAACACGGCCCTGCTCAACGATGCCGACGCCACCGCCTTTCGCCTGCGCCACATCGGCTTTGTCTTTCAGCGGTTCTACCTCATGCCTACGCTGTCGGCGCTCGAGAACGTGGAGCTGCCGATGGCCGAGGCCGGCGTTGCCAAGACCACGCGCCGCGCACGGGCCGCCGAGTTGCTCGGGTATGTTGGCCTCGGCGACCGTCGCACGCACCGCCCCACGCAACTCTCGGGCGGCGAACAGCAGCGCGTGGCCATCGCCCGCGCGCTGGCGAATGAACCGGCGCTGCTGCTGGCCGATGAACCCACGGGCGAGCTCGATGCGGCCACGGGCGAGCGCTTGCTCGAGCTGTTCGGGCAGCTGCATCGCGATGGCACGACGTTGGTGTTCGTGACGCACGATGGTGTGGTGGCGCAGGCGGCGCAGCGCGTCATTCGCCTGCGCGATGGCCGCGTGCACGACGATACGGGCCGCGAGGCGGCCGCGCCGGCATGA
- a CDS encoding metal-dependent transcriptional regulator — protein MSAPQPAPPVLTEPVEDYLKAIYELERRHGAAATTDVAQALAVAPASVTGMIRRLAQQGYCDHVPYKGVQLTPLGRRAALRTIRRHRILETYLTRVLGYPWDQVHAEAERLEHAASDALIACMAAALGDPTEDPHGAPIPTVDGEVDERSHRTLAELAVGETARMVRVVSDKDSSFLRYLAEIALQPGAEVTLVARAPFDGPITLRIGTTEPVVGPNLAAQVLVDTMPDALKSTD, from the coding sequence ATGTCCGCGCCCCAGCCCGCTCCGCCGGTCCTGACCGAGCCTGTTGAGGATTACCTCAAGGCGATCTACGAGCTCGAGCGGCGCCATGGCGCGGCGGCCACCACCGATGTCGCGCAGGCGCTCGCCGTCGCCCCCGCCAGCGTGACGGGCATGATCCGGCGTCTGGCTCAGCAGGGGTACTGCGATCACGTCCCCTACAAGGGCGTGCAGCTCACGCCGCTCGGCCGCCGGGCCGCGCTGCGCACCATTCGCCGACACCGGATCCTCGAGACCTATCTCACGCGCGTGCTGGGCTATCCGTGGGATCAGGTGCACGCCGAGGCCGAACGGCTGGAGCATGCGGCCAGTGACGCGCTCATTGCCTGCATGGCCGCGGCGCTCGGCGATCCCACCGAGGATCCGCACGGCGCGCCGATCCCCACCGTGGACGGCGAGGTGGATGAGCGCTCGCACCGCACCCTCGCCGAGCTGGCGGTGGGCGAAACCGCGCGCATGGTGCGCGTCGTGAGCGACAAGGATTCGTCGTTCCTGCGGTACCTCGCCGAGATCGCCCTGCAGCCCGGCGCCGAGGTGACGCTCGTCGCCCGCGCCCCCTTCGACGGGCCCATCACGCTCCGCATCGGCACCACCGAACCGGTCGTTGGACCTAATCTTGCCGCTCAGGTATTGGTGGACACGATGCCTGATGCCCTGAAGTCGACGGACTGA
- a CDS encoding ABC transporter permease: MRTTLAWATLRRHPARTTLAILGIAVAAALLLDMVMLATGMRTSFRALMLTRGYQLRIAPKGTLPFDSEATIDGADAIVAALRANPDIKAVSPSLGTTLAMPDQLVPSVFTLGLASDVQGDYVLEQGRDIPVTAADTGVLPAVVSRMFLMRTHRRLGDTLTVSAGADAQLRSMARSRTVVLVGEGRFYYVPNETPVMALPLASVRRLSGPTFHDRMSLAMAEVRRGDSASVEAARAWIGRTQPRVNAISTETAIRQVEERLSYFRQLAFVLGAISLGIGFLLVATLITLSVNERRGEIAVLRAIGTSSGGVLRQVFLEGFMLSGAGIVGGLGLGLVTARWLNGILSDFPGLPASFDFFVWTPDAAWRALAMLLVSGSLAGLLPAWRAASIPIARALREEAIG, from the coding sequence ATGCGCACCACGCTCGCGTGGGCCACGCTGCGTCGTCATCCGGCGCGGACCACGCTGGCCATCCTCGGCATCGCGGTGGCGGCCGCGCTGCTGCTCGACATGGTGATGCTCGCGACCGGCATGCGCACGAGCTTTCGGGCGTTGATGCTCACGCGCGGCTATCAGTTGCGCATCGCGCCCAAGGGGACGCTCCCCTTTGACAGCGAAGCCACCATCGATGGAGCTGACGCGATCGTGGCGGCCCTGCGCGCCAATCCCGACATCAAGGCGGTGAGCCCCTCGCTGGGAACCACGCTGGCGATGCCGGATCAGCTGGTGCCGAGCGTCTTCACGCTGGGGCTCGCGTCGGATGTGCAGGGGGACTACGTGTTGGAACAGGGGCGCGATATCCCCGTCACTGCGGCCGACACGGGGGTCTTGCCGGCGGTGGTGAGCCGCATGTTCCTGATGCGCACGCACCGCCGGCTTGGCGATACGCTCACGGTCTCGGCCGGCGCCGATGCGCAGCTGCGCAGCATGGCGCGCTCGCGCACGGTGGTGCTCGTGGGCGAGGGGCGCTTCTACTACGTACCCAATGAAACGCCGGTGATGGCGCTCCCACTGGCCAGCGTTCGCCGGCTCTCGGGGCCCACGTTTCACGATCGCATGTCGCTCGCCATGGCCGAAGTGCGCCGCGGCGACTCGGCGAGCGTCGAAGCCGCGCGCGCCTGGATCGGGCGCACGCAGCCGCGGGTGAATGCCATTTCCACGGAGACCGCCATTCGTCAGGTGGAGGAGCGGCTCTCCTACTTCCGTCAGCTCGCGTTCGTGCTCGGCGCGATCAGCCTCGGGATCGGCTTTCTGCTCGTGGCCACGCTCATCACGCTCAGCGTCAACGAGCGCCGCGGCGAGATCGCGGTGCTGCGTGCCATTGGCACCTCGAGCGGTGGCGTGTTGCGGCAGGTCTTTCTCGAAGGCTTCATGCTGAGCGGCGCCGGGATTGTGGGTGGGCTCGGGCTCGGTCTCGTGACCGCACGCTGGCTCAACGGCATCCTGAGTGACTTTCCGGGGCTGCCGGCGAGCTTCGACTTCTTTGTCTGGACGCCCGATGCCGCGTGGCGTGCGCTCGCGATGCTCCTGGTGAGCGGCTCGCTCGCCGGTCTGCTCCCCGCATGGCGGGCGGCGTCGATTCCCATTGCCCGCGCGCTGCGGGAGGAAGCCATTGGCTGA
- a CDS encoding FtsX-like permease family protein gives MPLALARRVSVALACALAGAPLIAGTAGAQARGIAIDTRLAEDLGLSVGARVRLSAVPGAPTDSAVVRAIFERKADPAEVARREYRIRTHLSQLQQLLGADDRVDRFAVGVRDGVSIDSAVARINHVAFGFRAHPSKAVAVKSSRTFQVVERFHTAIGIITVVASAVFLLCLLLLSVEERKRDVAALRLLGISQGTVVRAIVIEAALVSLIGSALGAVVGWIASLIVNAHFQQVYRTPLLFALLTPQIFAFATLLSLTLGIGAGAVAAWRLVRTPPLTLMGR, from the coding sequence ATGCCTCTGGCACTCGCGCGGCGAGTGTCAGTCGCGCTGGCGTGCGCGTTGGCCGGCGCGCCCCTGATCGCCGGAACCGCAGGCGCCCAAGCGCGCGGGATTGCGATCGATACGCGACTCGCCGAAGACCTTGGTCTGAGCGTCGGCGCCCGTGTGCGGCTCTCCGCAGTCCCCGGCGCCCCGACGGACAGCGCGGTCGTGCGCGCCATCTTCGAGCGCAAGGCCGATCCGGCCGAAGTGGCCCGGCGCGAGTACCGCATCCGCACGCATCTCAGCCAGCTGCAGCAGCTCCTGGGGGCCGATGATCGGGTGGATCGGTTTGCCGTGGGGGTGCGCGACGGCGTCTCAATCGACAGCGCGGTGGCTCGCATCAATCACGTGGCCTTTGGCTTTCGCGCTCACCCCAGCAAAGCGGTGGCGGTGAAAAGTTCGCGCACCTTTCAGGTCGTCGAGCGCTTCCACACCGCCATTGGCATCATCACGGTCGTGGCCAGCGCGGTGTTTCTGCTCTGCCTCCTGCTCCTGAGTGTGGAGGAGCGCAAGCGCGATGTCGCGGCCCTCCGCCTGCTGGGGATCTCGCAAGGCACCGTGGTGCGCGCGATCGTGATCGAGGCGGCGCTCGTCTCGCTGATCGGTAGTGCGCTGGGGGCCGTCGTGGGCTGGATCGCGTCGCTCATCGTGAACGCGCACTTCCAGCAGGTCTATCGCACGCCGCTCCTCTTTGCGCTGCTCACGCCACAGATCTTCGCCTTTGCCACGCTGCTGTCGCTCACGCTGGGCATCGGTGCCGGTGCGGTGGCCGCGTGGCGCCTCGTGCGCACGCCGCCGCTCACGCTTATGGGGCGCTAG
- a CDS encoding NAD-dependent epimerase, translating to MAKILVTGAAGFIGSHTSQRLLARGDEVVGLDNVNDYYDPTLKEARLARLTSQPGFRFVRLELGDRAGMDALFKTERFDKVIHLAAQAGVRYSLTNPHAYVDSNLVGFMNILEGCRHHGVQHLTYASSSSVYGANTAMPFSVHQNVDHPLSLYAATKKANELMAHTYSHLYQLPTTGLRFFTVYGPWGRPDMALFLFTKAILEGKPIDVFNHGQMRRDFTYIDDIVEGVIRTSDHTAPPNPAWDSNAPDPATSKAPYRIYNIGNNNPVELMHLISTLEQCLGRTATKNMLPLQAGDVPATYANVDALVEDVGFQPATPIETGVARFVNWYKEYYQIGD from the coding sequence ATGGCCAAGATTCTGGTCACCGGCGCTGCCGGCTTCATCGGTTCGCACACGAGTCAGCGCCTGCTGGCGCGCGGCGATGAGGTCGTTGGCCTCGACAATGTGAATGACTATTACGACCCGACGCTCAAGGAGGCCCGTCTGGCGCGCCTCACGTCGCAGCCCGGGTTCCGCTTCGTGCGCCTGGAGTTGGGCGACCGCGCGGGGATGGACGCGCTCTTCAAGACCGAGCGCTTCGACAAGGTGATTCACCTCGCGGCGCAGGCGGGGGTGCGCTACTCGCTCACCAATCCGCACGCGTACGTGGACAGCAACCTCGTGGGGTTCATGAACATCCTCGAGGGATGCCGGCACCATGGCGTGCAGCATCTCACCTATGCGTCGAGCTCGAGCGTGTATGGTGCGAACACGGCGATGCCCTTCTCGGTGCACCAGAACGTCGATCATCCGCTGTCGCTGTACGCGGCCACGAAGAAGGCCAATGAGCTGATGGCGCACACGTACAGCCATCTGTATCAGCTGCCGACCACCGGCCTGCGCTTCTTCACGGTGTACGGCCCGTGGGGGCGCCCGGACATGGCGCTCTTCCTCTTCACGAAGGCGATTCTCGAAGGGAAGCCGATCGACGTGTTCAATCACGGCCAGATGCGCCGCGACTTCACGTACATCGACGACATCGTCGAAGGGGTGATCCGCACGAGCGATCACACCGCGCCGCCGAATCCCGCGTGGGATTCCAACGCGCCCGATCCGGCCACGAGCAAGGCGCCGTACCGCATCTACAACATCGGCAACAACAATCCGGTGGAGCTGATGCACCTCATCAGCACGCTCGAACAGTGCCTTGGCCGCACGGCCACGAAGAACATGCTGCCGCTGCAGGCGGGTGATGTGCCGGCGACGTATGCGAATGTGGATGCCCTCGTCGAGGACGTCGGCTTTCAGCCGGCCACGCCGATCGAGACGGGGGTCGCGCGCTTCGTGAACTGGTACAAGGAGTACTACCAGATCGGCGACTGA
- a CDS encoding SURF1 family protein has product MTRARMIVFGVLTVVASAVCVRLGIWQLSRLQERRAKNAVMIARGAMPAVSVSALRAEDTTATHWRRATLRGVADYAHEAVYATRSQAGSPGVYLLTPVRPLDADWGDTAVLLLRGYVYAADGRTIDHAKAREGDTLALEGLITSFTVTKPGTVRLPSLATAVRTLDRDTLSAITGAPLAPFVLLALGDTTVRDVTRPARVPPPAITDGPHLSYALQWFGFATVFLVGYGFFATGAGRRPRRSENVG; this is encoded by the coding sequence ATGACGCGCGCGCGGATGATCGTCTTTGGCGTGCTCACCGTGGTCGCGTCGGCGGTGTGTGTCCGGTTGGGGATCTGGCAGCTGTCGCGCTTGCAGGAACGCCGGGCGAAGAACGCGGTGATGATCGCGCGCGGCGCGATGCCCGCGGTGAGTGTGAGTGCGCTCCGCGCGGAAGACACCACGGCCACGCATTGGCGGCGGGCCACCCTGCGCGGTGTGGCCGACTATGCGCACGAAGCGGTGTATGCCACGCGGTCGCAGGCGGGCTCGCCCGGGGTGTATCTGCTCACACCAGTGCGCCCACTCGATGCCGACTGGGGCGACACCGCGGTGCTGCTGCTGCGCGGCTATGTGTATGCGGCCGACGGGCGCACGATCGATCACGCCAAGGCCCGCGAAGGGGACACGCTCGCGCTCGAGGGGCTCATTACCTCCTTCACGGTGACCAAGCCGGGAACCGTCCGCCTGCCGTCGCTGGCGACGGCCGTGCGGACCCTCGACCGGGACACCCTGTCGGCGATCACCGGCGCCCCGCTGGCCCCCTTCGTCCTGCTGGCCCTGGGGGACACGACCGTCCGCGATGTGACGCGTCCGGCCCGGGTGCCGCCGCCCGCCATCACCGACGGGCCGCATCTCTCCTATGCGCTCCAGTGGTTCGGCTTCGCGACGGTCTTCCTGGTCGGCTACGGCTTCTTCGCCACCGGCGCGGGGCGCCGCCCTCGGCGATCAGAAAACGTCGGGTGA
- a CDS encoding universal stress protein, producing MYRRILVPLEHSPYDRVILEHVRQLAKLCESSLLLIHVADGWAARNQQSLKLRESEEMRQDREYLEQCCASLRDEGFDSQCVLAGGDPAAEIAAAADRESCDLIAMAVHGHKGIQDLLYGTTANAVRHKTTVPVLMVRSPKRPA from the coding sequence ATGTACCGACGCATCCTCGTTCCGCTCGAGCATTCGCCGTACGATCGCGTGATCCTCGAGCATGTGCGTCAGCTCGCGAAGCTCTGCGAGTCGTCGCTGCTGCTCATTCACGTCGCCGACGGGTGGGCCGCCCGCAATCAGCAGTCGCTCAAGCTGCGCGAAAGCGAAGAGATGCGGCAGGACCGCGAGTATCTGGAGCAGTGCTGCGCGTCGCTCCGCGACGAAGGCTTCGACTCGCAGTGCGTGCTGGCCGGCGGTGATCCGGCCGCCGAGATTGCTGCCGCCGCCGATCGCGAGTCGTGCGACCTGATCGCCATGGCCGTGCATGGCCACAAGGGGATCCAGGACCTGCTCTACGGGACCACTGCCAACGCCGTGCGCCACAAGACGACCGTGCCGGTGCTGATGGTCCGCTCGCCCAAGCGTCCGGCGTAA
- the glgB gene encoding 1,4-alpha-glucan branching protein GlgB, translating to MTVPPVSAQAAARLVRGDSVAPHDILGAHAAQVDGVSGVVIRAWLPRARAVAVKLGEHVTPMERDAYGIHAAFLSDRQVPLRYRFVVTWDTGEVEECDDPYRFLPTLGEMDLHLFNEGRHLRLWEKLGAHPCTLDGVEGTAFAVWAPNASRVSLIGPFNQWDGRAHTMRLLGASGVFELFVPGIHDGALYKYEIRTASGAIRIKTDPYAFKLEQGPGYASIVQAPRTYDWNDGGWLTQRAEADPQREPMLVYEVHLGSWMRGENNRTLTYREIAPRLADHVRRLGFTHVELLPVQEHPFGGSWGYQVGGYYAPTSRFGTPDDFRFLVDTLHQQGIGVLLDWVPAHFPKDDWALRRFDGTAVYEHEDPRLGDHPEWGTHIFNYARHEVRNFLVANALYWIEEFHIDGLRVDAVASMLYLDYGREAGQWLRNQYGGRENLEAVSFLKQLNHAVHSLYPGVVTIAEESTAWPKVTHPISEGGLGFTFKWNMGWMHDTLDYFKIDPFFRKGAHDKLTFAIWYEWSEKFVNPLSHDEVVHLKKSLLGRMPGDAWQQLANLRALIGYSVTRPGKSLFFMGTELGSYHEWNHDVSLEWHLLEDPSRRGLLEYMAALGAMYRERSAFWRLDHDPAGYRWIDVADREKSVYSYARLDGEAHAVVALNLTPVPRPGYRLGVPSAGRYTLVLNSDAPEFAGSGYPVEVEAETEAVPYHGFAQSIVVALPPLAMLVFDGPRLTPPVVVPTAETAVATKTATAGRKGTKGREGTKPAKATKAVKPAKEPKPVKEAKPIKEPKPTKAPKPAKEPKAAKEPKAAKDPKPATSPSTPTTKPTTRTPKT from the coding sequence ATGACCGTGCCTCCCGTCTCCGCCCAGGCCGCCGCCCGATTGGTGCGCGGCGATTCCGTTGCGCCGCACGACATCCTCGGCGCCCACGCCGCGCAGGTGGATGGCGTCTCCGGTGTCGTGATCCGCGCGTGGCTCCCGCGCGCCCGCGCGGTGGCGGTGAAGCTCGGCGAGCACGTGACCCCCATGGAGCGGGACGCCTACGGCATCCATGCGGCGTTCCTGAGTGATCGGCAGGTCCCCCTGCGCTATCGCTTCGTGGTCACGTGGGACACCGGTGAGGTCGAGGAGTGCGACGATCCCTATCGCTTCCTGCCCACCCTCGGCGAGATGGATCTCCATCTCTTCAACGAAGGGCGGCATCTGCGTCTGTGGGAGAAGCTGGGCGCGCATCCGTGCACGCTCGATGGCGTGGAGGGCACGGCCTTCGCGGTGTGGGCGCCGAATGCGTCGCGCGTGTCGCTCATCGGGCCGTTCAATCAGTGGGATGGACGGGCGCACACCATGCGCCTGCTCGGCGCCAGCGGCGTCTTCGAGCTGTTCGTCCCCGGTATTCATGACGGCGCGCTCTACAAGTACGAGATCCGCACGGCGAGTGGCGCGATTCGCATCAAGACGGACCCATACGCCTTCAAGTTGGAGCAGGGCCCGGGCTACGCGTCGATCGTGCAGGCCCCGCGCACGTACGACTGGAATGATGGCGGGTGGCTGACGCAGCGCGCCGAAGCCGATCCGCAGCGTGAGCCGATGCTGGTGTACGAGGTCCATCTGGGCTCGTGGATGCGCGGCGAGAACAACCGCACGCTCACCTATCGCGAGATCGCGCCGAGGTTGGCAGACCACGTGCGCCGCCTTGGCTTTACGCATGTGGAGCTGCTGCCGGTGCAGGAACACCCCTTCGGCGGCTCGTGGGGCTATCAGGTCGGCGGCTACTACGCCCCTACCTCGCGCTTCGGCACCCCCGATGATTTCCGCTTCCTCGTGGACACGCTGCATCAGCAGGGGATCGGCGTGCTCCTCGACTGGGTGCCGGCCCACTTTCCCAAGGATGATTGGGCGCTGCGCCGCTTTGACGGCACGGCCGTGTACGAGCACGAGGATCCACGGCTCGGCGATCATCCCGAGTGGGGGACGCACATCTTCAACTACGCACGGCACGAGGTGCGCAACTTCCTCGTGGCGAATGCGCTGTACTGGATTGAGGAGTTCCACATCGATGGACTCCGCGTGGATGCCGTGGCCTCGATGCTGTATCTCGACTACGGACGCGAGGCCGGCCAGTGGCTCCGCAATCAGTACGGCGGGCGGGAGAACCTCGAGGCGGTGAGCTTCCTCAAGCAGCTCAACCACGCCGTGCACTCGCTGTATCCGGGTGTGGTGACGATCGCCGAGGAAAGCACGGCGTGGCCCAAGGTCACGCACCCGATCAGTGAAGGCGGACTGGGGTTCACCTTCAAGTGGAACATGGGGTGGATGCATGACACCCTCGACTACTTCAAGATCGACCCCTTCTTCCGGAAGGGAGCGCACGACAAGCTGACGTTCGCGATCTGGTACGAGTGGAGCGAGAAGTTCGTCAATCCGCTCTCGCACGACGAAGTGGTGCATCTCAAGAAGTCGCTGCTGGGGCGCATGCCCGGCGATGCGTGGCAGCAGCTCGCGAACCTGCGCGCGCTGATCGGCTATTCGGTCACGCGTCCGGGGAAGAGCCTCTTCTTCATGGGGACGGAGCTCGGCAGCTATCACGAGTGGAATCACGACGTGAGTCTCGAGTGGCACCTGCTCGAAGATCCGTCGCGCCGTGGTCTGCTGGAGTACATGGCGGCGCTTGGCGCGATGTATCGCGAGCGCTCAGCCTTTTGGCGTCTGGATCATGATCCCGCCGGCTATCGCTGGATCGATGTGGCCGACCGCGAGAAGAGCGTGTATTCGTATGCGCGCCTAGATGGCGAGGCGCACGCGGTGGTGGCGCTCAACCTCACCCCGGTGCCGCGCCCGGGCTATCGGCTCGGCGTGCCGAGTGCGGGGCGCTACACGCTGGTGCTCAACTCCGATGCACCGGAGTTCGCGGGGAGTGGGTATCCGGTGGAGGTCGAGGCTGAGACGGAGGCGGTGCCGTATCACGGCTTCGCGCAGAGCATCGTGGTGGCGCTACCGCCGTTGGCGATGCTGGTGTTCGACGGACCGCGCCTGACACCGCCGGTTGTCGTGCCGACTGCTGAGACGGCCGTGGCAACGAAAACCGCCACTGCCGGGCGAAAGGGCACGAAGGGCCGGGAGGGCACGAAGCCGGCCAAGGCGACGAAGGCGGTGAAGCCAGCGAAGGAACCGAAACCGGTGAAGGAGGCGAAGCCGATCAAGGAGCCGAAGCCGACCAAGGCACCGAAGCCGGCCAAGGAGCCGAAAGCGGCGAAGGAACCGAAAGCGGCGAAGGACCCGAAGCCGGCGACGTCGCCCTCGACGCCCACGACCAAGCCCACCACGCGCACGCCCAAGACATGA